A part of Nodosilinea sp. FACHB-141 genomic DNA contains:
- a CDS encoding esterase-like activity of phytase family protein, producing the protein MLRRIGLRGAIALLLVLALTSCAIPQIKAEDRLFLPLTVELLDVYTLPPQEFEGTTVGGLSALAYDRPRDRLYVLSDDRGRFGPARFYTFAITLKRSGPPKFDTVSLEAFTPLLDAEGNSYPQGSLDPEGIALSPRDTLFIASEGDVQQSVPPFIAEFDRETGQAIATLLLPKRYLPDDPDSPSQGVQNNLSLEALTVTGSPSGAGMTEPFRLFAATESALVQDYNNDPSQPLNSRFLHYLIGDDQNTLIAEHRYPLDLEPSGAVVNGLTDLLSIDPAGHFLALERAAGLRGLQVKLYQLATGGATDTSTIPSLSGDVSGSSPIRKQLVLDFAETPLAVDNLEGMTLGPRLPDGSQSLLMVSDNNFEGDRATQLLLLRLQM; encoded by the coding sequence ATGCTACGACGAATTGGGCTGCGGGGAGCGATCGCCCTCCTCTTAGTGCTGGCGCTAACCAGCTGTGCCATACCCCAGATTAAGGCTGAAGACCGGCTGTTTTTGCCTCTCACCGTTGAACTGCTAGATGTATATACCCTGCCGCCCCAGGAGTTTGAAGGCACCACGGTGGGTGGGCTGTCGGCCCTGGCCTACGATCGCCCCCGCGATCGGCTCTATGTTCTCTCCGATGACCGGGGTCGGTTTGGCCCCGCCCGCTTTTATACCTTCGCCATTACCCTAAAGCGCAGCGGCCCGCCCAAGTTTGACACCGTCTCCCTCGAAGCCTTTACCCCCCTGCTCGATGCTGAGGGCAACTCCTATCCTCAAGGCAGCCTCGACCCCGAAGGCATTGCCCTATCGCCCCGCGACACACTGTTCATTGCCAGCGAGGGGGATGTGCAGCAGAGCGTGCCACCCTTCATCGCCGAGTTTGACCGCGAGACGGGCCAGGCGATCGCTACCCTACTACTGCCCAAGCGATACCTGCCAGATGACCCCGACAGCCCCAGCCAGGGAGTGCAAAACAACCTCAGCTTAGAGGCCCTCACCGTCACCGGGTCGCCCAGTGGGGCCGGTATGACTGAGCCCTTTCGTCTTTTCGCCGCTACTGAGTCAGCTTTGGTGCAAGACTACAACAACGACCCCAGTCAGCCCCTCAATAGCCGCTTTCTGCATTACTTGATTGGCGACGACCAAAATACCCTGATCGCTGAGCATCGTTATCCGCTCGATTTAGAACCCTCTGGCGCGGTGGTGAATGGCCTTACCGATTTGCTGTCAATCGACCCAGCTGGGCACTTTCTTGCCTTAGAGCGGGCTGCGGGCCTGCGCGGGCTGCAGGTGAAGCTGTACCAACTGGCCACTGGCGGCGCCACCGATACGTCGACCATACCCAGCCTAAGCGGGGATGTATCGGGCAGTTCGCCCATTCGCAAGCAGCTGGTGCTCGATTTTGCCGAAACTCCCCTGGCGGTGGATAACCTAGAAGGTATGACCCTAGGCCCACGCCTGCCCGACGGTAGCCAGAGCCTGCTGATGGTCAGCGACAACAATTTTGAGGGCGATCGCGCTACCCAGCTGCTGCTGCTACGTTTGCAGATGTAG
- a CDS encoding hemerythrin HHE cation-binding protein has translation MTDMTTMSTKLADLKLFQNVLIDIEQKLMAATDDHTIRERLEGMLKSDRANLSNIDEAITKLGSAAEPRDITQKHAEAVTKMTDGSELSLYDKFFQLELLKHQQTMNGLVLHKVGQTLSDDLQDAMEPLNKVNFENRAHQEVLKGVLYFVGTREIAGQEPDMGLWASVEQGIAALKGAIGSAVS, from the coding sequence ATGACTGATATGACAACCATGTCAACCAAGCTTGCTGACCTAAAGCTTTTTCAGAATGTCTTGATTGACATCGAGCAAAAGCTGATGGCGGCCACCGATGATCACACCATTCGTGAGCGTCTCGAAGGGATGCTAAAAAGCGATCGCGCCAACCTTAGCAACATTGACGAGGCCATAACTAAACTAGGTTCCGCAGCAGAGCCGCGCGATATCACCCAAAAGCATGCCGAGGCTGTCACCAAAATGACGGATGGCTCAGAACTATCTCTATACGACAAGTTTTTTCAGCTTGAATTGCTGAAGCACCAGCAGACGATGAACGGTTTGGTGCTGCACAAAGTGGGTCAAACCTTGAGCGATGACCTTCAAGATGCCATGGAGCCGCTCAACAAAGTTAACTTTGAAAATCGGGCCCACCAAGAGGTTCTCAAAGGCGTTCTTTACTTTGTTGGCACCCGTGAAATAGCCGGTCAAGAGCCTGACATGGGTCTGTGGGCCAGCGTCGAGCAGGGTATTGCGGCTCTCAAAGGGGCGATCGGCAGCGCTGTTAGCTAA
- a CDS encoding SOS response-associated peptidase, which yields MCGRFSLNKTGDDLADNFLLRSTPPVMPRYNIAPTQPLTTVIATAEEPEPHFDFLQWGLIPSWAKDSAIGSRMINARAETVAEKPSFRAAFKRRRCLILADGFYEWETISGRKTKQPHYIFLKEHAPFAFAGLWEHWSDPTSGSELQTCTILTTAANELMEPIHNRMPVILAPEDYGAWLDPDYYQPQALQEMLRPYDDGAMERYPVSTVVNKPQNDSPDCLEPLDTATDELVKA from the coding sequence ATGTGTGGACGGTTCAGTCTCAACAAAACCGGTGATGACCTAGCTGACAACTTTTTGCTGCGGTCCACTCCCCCTGTGATGCCGCGTTACAACATTGCCCCCACCCAGCCCTTAACTACGGTGATAGCTACCGCCGAAGAACCAGAACCCCATTTCGACTTTCTGCAATGGGGACTGATCCCTAGCTGGGCCAAAGATTCCGCCATTGGCAGCCGAATGATCAACGCCCGCGCCGAAACTGTGGCTGAAAAGCCATCTTTTCGCGCTGCTTTCAAGCGCCGTCGCTGCCTGATCTTGGCCGATGGGTTTTATGAGTGGGAGACAATTTCTGGCCGCAAAACCAAGCAGCCCCACTACATATTTTTGAAAGAGCATGCGCCCTTTGCCTTTGCCGGTTTATGGGAACACTGGAGCGACCCGACCAGCGGTAGCGAACTGCAAACCTGCACCATTCTCACCACCGCAGCCAACGAGCTGATGGAGCCAATCCACAACCGCATGCCGGTGATTTTGGCCCCTGAAGACTATGGTGCTTGGCTCGACCCTGACTACTACCAGCCCCAAGCGCTCCAGGAGATGCTGCGCCCCTACGACGATGGAGCAATGGAGCGCTACCCGGTTTCAACCGTGGTCAACAAGCCTCAAAATGATTCCCCAGACTGCCTTGAGCCCCTTGACACTGCAACGGATGAACTCGTGAAGGCTTAG
- a CDS encoding ABC transporter permease yields the protein MTRQLHDAPLNGWANRERVTAPIEDFIAKALVAAELEVRKLRHDPIQLFTRAVQPVLWLTIFGQVFTQVRGIPTGNLSYIDFMTPGILAQSVLFMSIFTGLLVIWEKDLGILHKLMVSPAPKSALVLGKAIGAGVRCLSQLLIIYIVAALMGVAINWNPLAVLGVALVVMLGAALFSTFSLIVACWAQTHERVMGVGQLMMMPLFFASNAIYPISIMPAWLQVVSRLNPLTYMVDALRNLMLVEPAGSYSLGLSVSILVCVAAVLIAFCGRLYPRLVR from the coding sequence GTGACACGTCAACTACACGACGCACCGCTAAACGGCTGGGCTAACCGAGAGCGAGTAACTGCCCCCATCGAAGACTTTATTGCTAAGGCCTTGGTTGCCGCCGAGCTGGAAGTGCGCAAGTTGCGTCACGACCCCATTCAGCTATTTACCCGAGCGGTGCAGCCGGTGCTGTGGCTGACCATCTTTGGCCAGGTGTTTACTCAAGTGCGCGGCATCCCCACCGGCAACCTCAGCTACATCGACTTTATGACGCCGGGCATTCTCGCCCAGAGCGTTCTGTTTATGTCGATCTTCACCGGGCTGCTGGTGATTTGGGAAAAAGACCTCGGCATTTTGCACAAGTTGATGGTCAGTCCCGCGCCGAAGTCGGCGCTGGTGCTGGGTAAGGCGATCGGGGCCGGGGTGCGGTGCCTATCGCAGCTGCTAATCATCTATATTGTGGCGGCACTCATGGGTGTAGCCATCAATTGGAACCCGCTGGCGGTGCTGGGCGTAGCCCTGGTGGTAATGCTGGGCGCGGCGCTGTTCTCGACTTTTTCGCTAATTGTGGCCTGCTGGGCGCAGACCCACGAGCGCGTGATGGGTGTGGGGCAGCTGATGATGATGCCGCTGTTCTTTGCCAGCAACGCAATTTATCCGATATCGATCATGCCCGCCTGGCTGCAGGTGGTTTCGCGACTCAACCCCTTGACCTATATGGTCGATGCTTTGCGCAACCTGATGCTGGTGGAACCGGCGGGCAGCTATAGCCTGGGGCTGAGCGTCTCAATTTTGGTATGTGTAGCTGCGGTGCTGATCGCCTTTTGTGGTCGTCTGTATCCTCGCCTCGTGCGATAG